GACGCTCCTCAGAGAAATCTGCGTTGGATTTCCACATCCGACTCCCCAGTGTTAGCTCTTCCACCTCTCAGTTCCAAGCCCTCCACCGACCACCTCAGTCTTTTCCAGATGTGCGTCCTGAAACCGCCATATGCTCAGCATATGCATACCATGCCTAAAGCTCCTACGGGGGGCTGACAGCCACACAGGGACCTAGTGTGGCGAAACAATAcagcctctctctgtgttcctcCCTCGCCAGCACTCCTCACTGCTGCAACTGCTTTTAAGAGAAATCCCCCTCTCGTCTGCGGacgtagagaaaaaaaaaaaaggaccgGGGAGCGAGGAAtcgcagagagaggaaggaaaaagaggtAGTGAGTGTGCGGCcaagagagaaatgaagacCAGGGGGAGGAAGGTTGGCAGGGCTGGAAGAGAAAATGTTGCCATTGGCATAAGACTGCACATTGTTCTTGTGGCTTACTTTAGTTTAGCTGTTTAACTCTGCAGTTACTCGACACAAACAAGGATCAGAGTATTTTATGGACTTTGTGTTGCTACTTTTGCATAAGACAATCACCTCAAAAGCCATAAAACCGTGTGTGTTGTGCTAACATTAAAAGTATCTGTGATTGAGAGATGAAAAGGCCTTTGTAACGCCACTCCTTCGGCAATCAAAGGGTTAGTCATCAGCCGTGTTGTAACTGCTGCGATGCTGTGGGTGAAGCCGAAGTTATTTGCTCAAGTTACAGCCCTCTTCCACCGTGATCCACAGGATGGGTGAGTCATGTGTTCAAGGACTTGGGCGCTTCACTGTTATGGgaacatttccattttctgattTCCATGAGACCACAGAACAAACTAAAATGGCCTCCTTGATTCAATACTACAGTGGATGATGGTTGCGCCAAAGTGATCTTGACTCATGCTTAGTAAGCTGgaaaaaatgacacatttgaCTCACTCTGGGATGTGCATCTCTCGTGTGTGTCAGAAACAAAGAGACCCACCCAGGGTTTTCTAAACCTCAGCATTAAACAAAGGATAACTGTTCTAAATGTTACCCAAcatcacaaatatatatttcaagATGTGAATTCATAATGTTAACATCACTAGATATTATATGGGCGGGTCCAGGTGCCCTGGTTTGCTGTACTGAATGTAGAACAAACAAAGAACCAGACAAAGAAATCAGCTAGGGCAGTGGTGAAAATATACGCCTGGATGCAGGTGTGCAAACGCACAACAAACAATCCAAAGTGTTGGACAAACTTTCACACAGTTGGGTGTGTCCGATCAAATCAAGTCCTTTGTCTTCACCCTGGTATTACTGTTGACCTGGCAGACGAATTCCCTGGCTTCATAAACATGTTTGTCCTCCATAGTGATGATAGCTAATTAaaggatgtttttttacttgaaatgGTCTTTTCGTGGTCTCTTCCTGTAAATGGAAATAAGGATACCATCTTATAGAGGTAGGCTCTGAAACAGGCCTTTTTGCATTTGAGCTGGGTGTGATCAAACCAAGAGATGTTCTATATCTGTCAAATCGCATTTCTTACCGGCACAAgtctgccaaaaaaaaaaacttggttGGTGTGAGTCAGTTTCCAGGCATTTCTAAGTTCATCAACGCTGATTATAGTTTATGTACGTGGATTTAACCAAAGCGTTTCGATAAACTATATGGTAACAGTCTTGGTATCTTGTTCAAGAGGCATCTGaagttagttttgtttttgactgtttttcattaagatttGTTCCAGGCTTCCTCTCCTTGGGGAAGCAAAAGCAACATCAAAACAAGGGCCCATAGTTTAAAGCAGATGACATTCTTGTCTTCGTTTGTGCAAACCACAGAGCTCTGGCCACTCATTTGTTCTCTGCTGGGTGAGGCTCATTCAACCGTTTCTCAGTGATAAGTCTTTGTCTGACCTCTGCAGACGGCAGAGGGTACTGCAACCAACACTGCTCAAGGCAGGGCAACGGCTTGGGAGTAACGAAGCGATGGCGTTTTCTATATGCTAAATGCACTGGCTCCTTCCCAAATTAATATTAAGCGGAAAATTAAGTACATGTAGTAAATCTTAAATGTCAGTCTCATGCTATGGAGCTAAAAAGCTTTGTTGAAAGTTTAGATACGATTTCATCCAACCACACCCAGTATAAATGTTGGGTGTAGTCATTAGCACTGTTGCACAACAACGGTGAGTCAGTGTACCAAGTGAATACACCTTTATTGTCTTTAAGTGTAGCAAATAATAACTTTTTCTCAATTGGTCTTTTTCCTGGGTGGTTCTCTTGACTGGAAAGGACTTAGAAAGATGAATGCACTTGTAGACGAGTTATCACTTTTATAAACATTTAGAATGAAATCATACACCAGACATGAAATCCCACAGATTGCATTACGGAAAATGCTTTATTTCGCAGGTCGAACAAAAAACCAGTTTGGGGCCactgaaatatttcatttgtcTTTAAACACTGTCGATCCAAGTCATTCTTGAAGTTAAGTTAGCACGTGTTGGCTGAAAGTCCATAGGTTTAAGTTTTGAAGAGCTGAAGCGCCGAGTGCTTTCTTTACACCGTCCTGTCCCAGAGTCCTTTTCACTTGAAGATCTTGCCCTGGTTGAAGGCTTTACCAACATGCTTAAAGTCTCCCTCCCAGGCAAAGTACTCCTTCACCATGGTCTTGCACTCCTCGCTGTCACAATCCAGCTTGCGCCAGTCGTATGATTCATAGTCGATCTGCCAGTCTGGAGACAGCTgggggaggaggaaacaaaacagtgagTTATATGATTGGTAGCTAATTACCCTGAAGGTTTGAACAGGTAACCTAGACACCACTGGTAATCAGATGAATACTCAGGTCAGCATATCCAACAGGGAATACTTCAAATAGAGTGCATTCAAATATAGACCATGCAAGATGCAGCCAAATTTCAAAGAATTTACCAATGagtcattttctttgtctccgTCTCACACCATGTAATTTTGAGAGGCAATCCAGAGAAGGAGGCTCAAACTAAAGCTGTACAGACAGCTCAACTCAACactgaaatttaaattttgaatCTATGATATTGTTAAATGTGCCCATAGCATGAACCAGCCTTTTACTCACAGGCAGAGTTGACTGGGATGAACATGGTCTCAAGTTTTTCTTCCCCCATCAGATTAAGACTTGGTGCCATGAATGGACACTGCCTTGCCCAAAGACAGGGGACACACTGCTTTCACCACAGAGGGATGACTCCTGTAGTGCAGGCCTATTTCTACCCAACAATTATAGTCTGCATTTTAACACACAAAATTGTGTATTCTTAAATGTCAAGTcgtattttttaaagaatgtttATGAATCAGACAATACATGTCTTCAGCCAGACCATGTATATCCTGACTCCAAAATATATTGCATATTTTTTAGAAGCAGCTTAGGAGGACATTAGTCCAGCAACTATGCAAACATACCGTCTTTGTCTGAAACAAACCACTTTGACAAAACTGGCAGTACATGCTTGAGTGGGCATGTTGTGAAGTCAGAACACAATGAAAAGGGTGTTCAAAGTTTTTTGAAAACTTACAGGGAAAGCCAGCTCTTGGCCTCTGAAGACCCACAGACCAGAGATGCAGCCGTCATTGTTGGTGCCAAACAAGACGACACTAGCAAAGGCACTCTTTCTCAGTTTGTCCAGGCGCTGGAACATACCTGTAAATAAACGACATTTGAGTCAcggacattttaatgaatagcGACATAAATCAACAATGTTAAGTGCGGAAGAAATTGTACTAGACAGTGAACAATGCACCATTTGCAGTATAATGAATACTCTAAAAAAGTTTCTAGATGACTCACTTCCCTTCAGCATTTCAAAAATGCCAAAAAGGCTCAAACTATGATAACCTAATAGGACATTTCAGTACCTCGGTCAGTGTGTCTTAAATTGTAACCAAAGCATGAACCAGCCTTTAACTCACAAACAGAGATGACTGGGATGAACTTGGTTTCAAGTTTCTCTTCCCCCGTCAGATTAAGACTTGGTGCCATAAATGGACACCGCCTTGCCCAAAGACAGGGGACACGATGCGTTTACCACAGAGACGACTCATTATAGTGCAGGCGTGTATTCTTTAAtaacaaacagatttattttactgatCAGCTAATTACACTCCTATTTTTTCCTAATTCTCAAAAGCACTTAAGAGGGACTGAATATCTTGAGTAAAAAGATTGTTAGAGAAGCAGAGGTCACTTTAAAATAATTCTTAAGCAGCATTGGTATATGTTCTCAGAACATGTCAGAAATCCACTTCCCTTAAATATGGGTCATATGCTGAAGTTACTTCCTTAGATCAATGCACTTGTTCTAATGGCTGCTGCAGTGTCTCACCTGTGATAAGGTTGCAGCTCTTAAACGTCAGTGTAAGCTCCTCAGGGAATTTGTACTGGCCGTACCAGATGGAGTACCCCTCTTTGTCGAAGTGCTCCCAGAAGTGGGGAAGGGCTACTGTCAGTGTGTCCTCGTTGGAGTACTTCCTCTTGAACTCATCCATAACAAATGGGCTAAAAAACAGAACGGATCAGGTCATGTACACATCTGCTTTCTGTACATAAGGAGAATGACAATGTGAGCAGATATGgtaaatttttttaaaaaaaccctTAAATTTTGGGTTCAATTTTTCTTAAATGTGCCCATAGCATGAACCAGCCTTTAACTCACTGAAACAGAGATGACTGGGATGAACATGGTTCTGTTTCTCTTCCCCTGTCAGATTAAGACTTGGTGCCATATCTGGACACTGCCTTGCCCATTGACAGGGAGGGGGGAGATGTGGAGTTTACAGGCCCGTTACTGACCAACACGGTGTGTACACCAAACATCTTCGCTTGTGAGCAATTCAATGTGGTTTAATGTGACAATCAAATGTGTCATGGAGAGTCAACACCCTCCACCCACTAATTAATACTCATTTTAACTCGAGGGAAAGTACTCAAAAATATTTTGCTGAAGTGATCGGCTGGAATAAGACCTTATACACATTCTTCCATCTAGAACACATTCAGAAACCTTTAAACTGTTAGCTAGACATGAAACAAATCTGGAGGgcaaaattaaaatgcattacAAAAACTAACCCCACGGAGAAGGACAGCCTGCAGATGTTTACCTCTTTGGCAGGTGTGCAAAGGGGTCCTTGGCTTTGGGCTCAGCAGCCAAAACAGCATCACACTCATCCATCTCTTCTGGGACAggctttttctcttcctttttcttctctttcttctcctggGGCTTGGCTGCCTCTTTTGGTGCCTTCTCTTTCTTAGGTGGGGATTCTTTCTTGGGCTGCATCTCTGCAAACTTCTTGGCTGGAGAAATTgaacaatgaaaaacatgtttaatgtgtaATGCCTCTGTATTAGCCTTCTCTGGGGCTACTCTCTGGCAAGGACTTTGGAAATAAAAGTGAACTATTCCAAGCAATTTGACAAAATTTGCACAACGCCCATtagatgtaaaaaacataaGGCTACAAAactcatttaaaatattttcgCTGAACAAGAatttagaaacagaaaatgactaATGTCACCCTTCAAAAGAGTAGTCATGTGCTAATGTGGTGTGAAGTCTGATCTCATTAATGTTGAATTACCATCAAACTGGGCCATCTTGTCACACAGCTTGACCTCTCCGAGGACAGCCCTGAACTGGGGCTGGTTGACGCAGGTGACAAACCAGCGGGTCACGTTGGGGTATGGCTGACGGAAAGAAGGCTCAAGGACCTAGAGGTTAGAAAGAAGAGGTTAAATCTTTTGAAAAGAGCATCTAGACTCAAAATCACTACACATGACTTATCAATGTTAGCTGTGGTGTGCACATCAAACCTGTTTGTAGAGCCAGAGCATGGAGCAGACCGCAGTGATG
The Hippoglossus stenolepis isolate QCI-W04-F060 chromosome 7, HSTE1.2, whole genome shotgun sequence genome window above contains:
- the eef1g gene encoding elongation factor 1-gamma, encoding MAAGTLYSYPENWRAFKAQIAAQYSGARLKVASSSPAFTFGQTNRTPAFLNNFPLGKVPAYQGDDGFCLFESNAIAHYLSNEVLRGATPQAAAQVLQWVSFTDSEIIPPASAWVFPTLGIMQFNKQATEQAKEDMKKVLTVLNQHLNTRTFLVGERVSLADITAVCSMLWLYKQVLEPSFRQPYPNVTRWFVTCVNQPQFRAVLGEVKLCDKMAQFDAKKFAEMQPKKESPPKKEKAPKEAAKPQEKKEKKKEEKKPVPEEMDECDAVLAAEPKAKDPFAHLPKSPFVMDEFKRKYSNEDTLTVALPHFWEHFDKEGYSIWYGQYKFPEELTLTFKSCNLITGMFQRLDKLRKSAFASVVLFGTNNDGCISGLWVFRGQELAFPLSPDWQIDYESYDWRKLDCDSEECKTMVKEYFAWEGDFKHVGKAFNQGKIFK